The genomic interval CTGAGTCTGCTGGTTGTTGCCCAGTGGCCGCGGACTGTAGCAGCGGCCATCTCGGACCAACGCGTAGAGCAACCTTACCAGTCGGCAGCACAAGGCTACGAGCGCCACCGGCTTGGGCTTGCCGCGCCGCAACAACTCGGCATAGTACGGGTACAGCGGCATGCCCGGGTGGGTGTGCTGCAGCACGGCCAGGTACAGCGCCTGGCGCAGTAACGGCCGGCCCATCTGCGAGATGTGTCGGTCACCGCAATACCGCCCCGAGCTGATCTGGTACAGATTCAGCCCGGCCAGTTTCAGCACCGCCGCCGCGCAACTGTACTGCTTGAGTCCGCCGGTCTCACCCAGGATGATAGCCGTCGTCATCGGTCCGACCAGGCTGGTAAGGATCGGCGTCTCGTCTACCTGCGCCAACAGTCGGTTAATCTCCGCTTCCACCTGCTTCACCCGTGTATCGAGCGAATCCAGCTCCAACAGAGTGTCATTAAGGGCGTATTGCAGGCCGGTTGTCCATTCACGCGCACCAATGGACTGCCGGGCTAATGCCTGCAACTCGGCGAGCTTGGTAACGCTCACCCGGACCCGGCCATCCTCCGCAAGCTGCCGGCGCATCTCATCCGGTGGGTGTACCAGAGCCGCGGCTG from bacterium carries:
- a CDS encoding IS110 family transposase — translated: MQRRSAIKPDTLIVGIDVAKFNHVARTLVPGGAIGRPLEFANSREGFAALSAEIEARKPTPASAVIVGLESTGVYWINLARWLAEQGYQVVQVSGLYVHRAKELADNSRGTSDGKDALLIADLVAQGKYLGFVRPAGVLADLRQLVGLRQRLVQERAARCNLLHQSVDLLFPEFPTVFKDVTGPGARRVLRRFPAPAAALVHPPDEMRRQLAEDGRVRVSVTKLAELQALARQSIGAREWTTGLQYALNDTLLELDSLDTRVKQVEAEINRLLAQVDETPILTSLVGPMTTAIILGETGGLKQYSCAAAVLKLAGLNLYQISSGRYCGDRHISQMGRPLLRQALYLAVLQHTHPGMPLYPYYAELLRRGKPKPVALVALCCRLVRLLYALVRDGRCYSPRPLGNNQQTQAA